The DNA segment TTCATCGATATGGATTCCCGTCGTGATCAGCTCCAGCTGCTGGAGTATTTCACGACAGCTGTCCGTGACGACTCAGCCCGCCCGCAGATCGCACAGCTCAGCGAACTGGGCCTGGTGGAACTCACCCGCAAGCGACAAGGGCAGAACATCTATGAACTGTTCGGTCGGGCTTGCCCCAGCTGTGGTGGTTTGGGCCATGTGGCCGTTCTCCCTGGCAAAGACCTGCTTCAACCTCTGGCGACGGCCACGGGATTGGTGCGTTCGGCGGCCTCTGCCCGCGCCGAAGTTGTTGCGCCAGGAGAGAACGGTGGCAATGGCCGGCGGCGGCGCGGTGGTCGAGGGCGCGGCAGTCAGGATGCCGTCCTTCCTGTCGAGACGTCCGATACCACTGCCCCTGAGGTGTCGACCCAAGAGGCTCAGGAGCCCGCGACCGCCCGTCGTCAGGACCCTGAATTGGTTGCCGTCCCGATGACGGACGAGCAACAGCAGTTGTTTGGTTGGCTGGGATTGAACCCTGCCCTGTTGCTGGAGGAGCCCCCTGCATCCGACAACGTCGTGGTCCGGGTTGTGCGTCCTGGCGAGGACGAGCAGGAGGTGCTGGAGGCGGCGCGTCAGCAATTGGCGGCCAGTTCCGGACGACGCCGTCGTCGCGGCGGACGGGGCGGTCGTTCAGGCGCACGCAATGGTGCGAGTCAGCCCACTGCGACCCCTGCCGCTGAGACGTCCGTTGTGGTTACCTCATCCGCCCCGGATGAGGCGGCTCCCCTGATGGTGGAGATCACTCCCTTGGAGGCGGTGACCAACCTGACGATTACCGAACCAGAACCGGCCCCCATCAGCGAACCCGCTGAGCCGGAGCCTGTGGCTGTTGTGGAAACAGCTGAGCCTGAGGAGCCTCGCCGTCGCCGTCGCCGCTCTTCTGCTGTCGCCACGGTCTGAGCCGGATGACCGCGCAGGAGTCCCTCCCTCTTGGGAGGGACGTGGCCGGTGTGGATGAAGTCGGTCGCGGTTGCTTGTTCGGTCCTGTTTTTGCGGCCGCTGTGGTGCTCGAAGTCTCAGCGGCCGAATGCCTGTTGAAGGCAGGCCTGACCGACAGCAAAAAACTCTCGGCCAAGCGTCGGGCTGCCCTGGTTCCCTTGATTCAGTCGCTGTGTGTGGCGTCCGCTTTGGGCCAGGCGTCAGCGAGAGAAATTGATGCCTGCGGCATCCGCGTTGCCACGGAACGCGCCATGTTGCGGGCTCTGCAGCGACTGCCCCAGAGCCCTGGGCTTGTGCTGGTGGATGGCAATCTTCCCCTTCGGCTGTGGCACGGCCCGCAGCGCACAGTGATCGCAGGGGATAGCCGTTCAGCAGCCATTGCTGCGGCCAGTGTTCTGGCCAAGGAAGCCAGGGATGCACTCATCCGCCGCTTGTCGGCTCGCTTTCCTGGTTATGGACTTGAACGCCATGCGGGCTACGGCACGGCACAGCATCGTCAGAGCCTGATGGCCTCAGGCCCCACGCCCCTGCATCGGCACACGTTCCTGAAGCGTCTGCTCGGTTGAGCGTTGTCCCTCTGTTTCCCGGCACCAGCAGCGGTAGTCGTCGATCAGTTGTTGGCCAACCCGGGCTTTGATGCCAATGAGGATGCCACTCAGAATTGATTCGCCCGTCGATTCCAACACCCGTTTGGGGATCAGCTTGAGCAGCGATGGCTGGCTGACGCACACTGATAGATGGGCATGCCCCTGAAGCCCGCCGGGTGTGGAGGTGAGCCGTGCC comes from the Synechococcus sp. A15-62 genome and includes:
- a CDS encoding ribonuclease HII, with amino-acid sequence MTAQESLPLGRDVAGVDEVGRGCLFGPVFAAAVVLEVSAAECLLKAGLTDSKKLSAKRRAALVPLIQSLCVASALGQASAREIDACGIRVATERAMLRALQRLPQSPGLVLVDGNLPLRLWHGPQRTVIAGDSRSAAIAAASVLAKEARDALIRRLSARFPGYGLERHAGYGTAQHRQSLMASGPTPLHRHTFLKRLLG